CTTCGAAGACCGCAACAACCGTTGTGATTATGCCGAAGCGATCGGCCTGGCGGCCAGGTATCTGCGCGGACTGCTCGCGGATTGAAGGGTGGTCGCGCTGTGTTTAGCTCTTAATCACCTGTAGTGTGTCTCGCGCGATCATCAGTTCTTCGTTGGTGGGGATGACGAGGACGGATACCGGGGCAGTCTCATGATGAATTGTTTCGTTCATGGGGTTGCCCTCGTTTTTTGCCCGGTCGAGATGCACGCCCAGGAATCCGAGTTTTTCACAGATGCGCGCCCGTATGAGTGGCGCATTTTCCCCTATTCCGGCGGTGAATACAATCGCGTCTATTCCGTCGAGTACCGCCGCGTATTTTCCGATGTACTGGCGGATGCGGTAGCAGAAGATGTCGATTGCAAGTGCCGCACGCCGATTTTCCTCATGGACGGCGATTAGATCTCTGAGGTCTGATCCGATTCCGGATACGCCGATGAGACCGCTTTGATGGTTGAGTATCTGGTCGATTTGATCGGGCGTCATCTGGTGTTCTCTGATCAGGTAGAGGATGATTGCCGGGTCGATGTCTCCGCTGCGCGTTCCCATTACGAGTCCCTGAAGGGGTGTAAAACCCATACTGGTGTCGATTGATTTTCCATTTTCGATGGCGGTGATGCTACAGCCGTTTCCCAGATGGCATGTGATCAGTTTTAGCGTTTTCAAAGGCGAGCCGAGAATTTCCGCTGCACGCATGGCGACGTATTGATGCGATATGCCGTGGAAACCGTATTGTCGGATTTGGTACTGTTCGGAAATCGCGTGGGGCAGGGCGTATGTGTGGGCGTATTCCGGGATGGTCTGGTGGAATGCGGTGTCGAATACCGCGACGTGTGGGATGTCGGGTAGTATGGTCTGGCAGGCGCGAATTCCGCGCAGGTTGAAGGGGTTGTGTAGTGGGGCGAGGGGGGCGCACTGTTCGATTGTTTTTTCGACTTCGGGCGTGATCCGGGTCGAGGCC
This genomic stretch from Gemmatimonadota bacterium harbors:
- a CDS encoding acetate kinase; the encoded protein is MPVILTINAGSSSIKYQCFDMHSEECLAKGHVERLLSSSAELSYTRRDGVTHQVPVPQTAPEAVFQRIFEILLHPDRGILRTPDEIHAVGHRVVHGGSHFAASTRITPEVEKTIEQCAPLAPLHNPFNLRGIRACQTILPDIPHVAVFDTAFHQTIPEYAHTYALPHAISEQYQIRQYGFHGISHQYVAMRAAEILGSPLKTLKLITCHLGNGCSITAIENGKSIDTSMGFTPLQGLVMGTRSGDIDPAIILYLIREHQMTPDQIDQILNHQSGLIGVSGIGSDLRDLIAVHEENRRAALAIDIFCYRIRQYIGKYAAVLDGIDAIVFTAGIGENAPLIRARICEKLGFLGVHLDRAKNEGNPMNETIHHETAPVSVLVIPTNEELMIARDTLQVIKS